The Flavobacterium faecale genomic sequence CCGAAACCAATTTTAATCAACTATCCAATGACACCATCATTCTAAATGCTGATCTCATTGAATACATAAGCACACCCACCAATCAATTGATCCCAATTCCGCTTGGAGCATCACTTTCGTTTATATACAATAGCGAAATAAACACTGCCAACTTCCAGTTTGAAGGAACCAAAGTCAATGGCATCAAAAACAAGTCCAACCTCATCAACTCAGCCTATTTATACCTTAATGCACCCTATTTATGGGGAGGAAAAACCCCTTTTGGAGTAGACTGCTCAGGCTTTACCCAAATGGTGTACAAATTAAATGGCTACAAACTCCTTCGCGATGCATCTCAACAAGCCGCACAAGGCGAACCACTAAGTTTTATCGAAGAAAGTGAACCAGGTGATTTAGCTTTTTTTGACAATGAAGAAGGGAATATCACCCACGTAGGCATCATCATGGAAGACAATTACATCATCCATGCCAGCGGAAAAGTGCGAATAGATCGCTTGGACCATCTCGGAATATACAATCCCGAGACCAACAGGCACACACACAAATTGAGAGTCATCAAAAAAATAATATAAAGAAAAGCGGAAACACTAGTTTTCGCTTTTTTTGTGCCTATTCCTGTTGTCCGCTTTAGCCTTCCCTCAAAAGCCTTTTTTTACTAGGTCATTGCAGGAGCTTCCTGCGGTCGCTCTGCAATTCCCGTAAAAAATAGTCTTTTTTCAGTCAGGGCTGCCACTACCACCAGGGGCAAATCCGTAATCAAGAACCATTCGATAAAAATTACAAAAGCTTTTTCCAAAACCCATTTGAACTAAAAAAGGAACACCAATTGATTCAATTCAATCTGTGTTCCTTTTTTTTATAGCAATACTTTGAAATTCTTTGCGTGAGATCCTTTCAGGATGACAAACTGTACGGCTTTGCTTTGTGTAAAGTTGAGTTCTTTCAAGCGTACCAAAACTTATATGCTCTTCAATTTCTAATATGGTTTAAAAATTCAGCACAATATACTTAAATGCCTCATATGGTAAAAAACCTTTTGCGAATCTCTGCATAACAAAACCTAGAGATTCTTTCAGAATGACAGAAGTCGCGGCTTTCCTTTGCACATAGTTGGGTGCTTATAAGCGCCCAAAACTTATA encodes the following:
- a CDS encoding NlpC/P60 family protein translates to MFGICNLAIIPLRFEPSDRSEIVSQLLFGEHFKVLEQNKQWYRIQLQYDGYEGWIDSKQCQPISETNFNQLSNDTIILNADLIEYISTPTNQLIPIPLGASLSFIYNSEINTANFQFEGTKVNGIKNKSNLINSAYLYLNAPYLWGGKTPFGVDCSGFTQMVYKLNGYKLLRDASQQAAQGEPLSFIEESEPGDLAFFDNEEGNITHVGIIMEDNYIIHASGKVRIDRLDHLGIYNPETNRHTHKLRVIKKII